A genomic stretch from uncultured Cohaesibacter sp. includes:
- a CDS encoding DUF6456 domain-containing protein, protein MSKTSQERKNGSKLEDGFEGACLSLLQQIARGHKPLGSRWPKSQLQILLSRGWLQKKETGFALTNKGKSALRRQKLHRDEIGLSRQESNRTTEERVRVKAQSSRSDVNAIRAESPLQHLANRKKGDGSTYLSTSQVEAGERLCSDFIRGQLVKTLGINWQGLGEEEGAISKNARRAKASRNLGDAALDAQDRFRAALKYVGEEFADPLIDFCCFQKGLEEMERTRNWPARSAKLVLSLALARLARHYGLFDEAKGPTRNAIRHWGTRDYRPNLSSSDEC, encoded by the coding sequence ATGAGCAAGACCTCGCAAGAACGCAAGAATGGCTCAAAGCTTGAAGATGGTTTTGAAGGGGCCTGCCTCTCGCTCCTTCAGCAAATCGCCCGAGGTCATAAGCCGCTCGGAAGCCGATGGCCAAAATCCCAGCTGCAAATCCTGCTTTCGCGTGGTTGGCTCCAAAAGAAAGAAACAGGGTTTGCTTTGACAAACAAGGGCAAGAGCGCTTTGCGACGCCAGAAGCTACACCGTGACGAGATCGGGCTTTCCAGACAAGAGAGCAACAGAACGACGGAAGAGAGGGTAAGAGTGAAAGCCCAGTCCTCTCGCTCTGATGTCAACGCGATAAGGGCGGAAAGTCCCTTGCAACATCTTGCCAATCGTAAGAAAGGGGATGGAAGCACTTATCTCAGCACCAGTCAGGTTGAAGCTGGAGAAAGGCTATGCAGTGATTTCATCAGGGGGCAATTAGTAAAGACGCTCGGCATCAACTGGCAAGGCTTGGGAGAGGAGGAAGGGGCTATTTCCAAAAATGCCCGTCGCGCCAAGGCATCGCGAAATCTAGGGGATGCGGCGCTCGATGCGCAGGACCGGTTCCGGGCAGCGCTCAAATATGTAGGCGAAGAGTTTGCCGACCCGTTGATCGATTTCTGTTGCTTTCAGAAGGGGCTTGAAGAAATGGAGCGCACACGGAATTGGCCTGCGCGCTCGGCAAAGCTGGTTTTGTCTTTGGCGCTTGCCAGATTGGCTCGGCATTATGGGCTCTTCGATGAGGCCAAAGGTCCAACCAGAAATGCCATACGTCATTGGGGGACCAGAGATTATCGCCCAAATCTGTCCTCTTCAGATGAATGCTGA
- a CDS encoding ATP-binding protein codes for MLDAIWDKSPLRSVIDGLLYEPSKLCEQDRARHALFIGVHLAVGLLALATLPIVILTASGAMESAFSSLTLLPLWMLAPLVSVLYLSKTGKLGNAFLLTASMTAAFIVWIASMTGGLHSPHLIWLGVIPLEVALSGNKTIIKKALAICMLALGLIGVGELTNFLAPEPLTNGGLSLVGALSVVVAVLYAGMLAIRIEFMHRGRLCTLKAEEMRYRSIADTVSDMITRHDRSGDVTFVSPTAEILINVKPEQLMGNGLFQRVHIPDRPAFLQALSDCMNKSDDDKTPITVEVRIVAQPEGSDDSLDEAKGREQLRWCEMKCAPERDDSGFIIGAIAASRDISKRKKQQQALEEARSEAELANASKTRFLANVTHELRTPLNTIIGFSEILCHPDLVHDNEAKSIEYAELIHKGGNHLLQLVNALLDMSRIESGNFEVVSQEFDIVDLTESCCKMMQGDAENRGIALYGKNEEDIHEVCLDPRACRQILLNLITNALKFSDRGDKVMVSVRHARNRHGRKLDHMIDLVVADSGIGIDKQDIPKLGKPFVQAENSLQRRFEGAGIGLSIVQGLSTLQNGHMTIDSELGKGTTVTVTLPLDMTKNAPEGDDPSEDLIVPIEPRLTKEDAAPQANRAHKVA; via the coding sequence GTGCTCGACGCCATTTGGGACAAGTCGCCCCTTCGGTCTGTGATAGACGGTCTTCTGTATGAACCCAGCAAACTTTGCGAACAGGACAGGGCGCGCCATGCTTTGTTCATCGGGGTGCATTTGGCCGTTGGCCTGTTGGCTCTAGCCACCTTGCCAATTGTTATCCTGACGGCAAGCGGAGCCATGGAGTCTGCCTTTTCCAGCTTGACCCTGCTGCCGCTGTGGATGCTCGCTCCGCTTGTTTCCGTGCTGTATTTGTCGAAAACAGGCAAGCTGGGCAATGCCTTTTTGCTGACCGCTTCCATGACAGCGGCTTTCATTGTCTGGATTGCCAGCATGACAGGGGGACTGCATTCTCCCCATTTGATTTGGCTTGGTGTCATTCCTCTGGAAGTCGCGCTTTCCGGCAACAAGACAATCATCAAGAAGGCATTGGCGATCTGTATGCTGGCCCTTGGTCTGATTGGCGTTGGTGAATTGACCAACTTTCTAGCCCCTGAGCCGCTGACCAATGGCGGTCTGTCTCTGGTTGGGGCATTGTCTGTTGTGGTCGCTGTTCTCTATGCTGGCATGCTCGCCATCAGGATCGAGTTTATGCACCGCGGGCGCCTTTGTACGCTGAAGGCAGAAGAAATGCGTTATCGCTCCATAGCCGATACGGTTTCCGATATGATCACCCGCCATGATCGCAGCGGCGATGTGACCTTTGTTTCGCCAACGGCCGAGATTCTTATCAATGTCAAACCGGAACAGCTGATGGGCAACGGTCTTTTCCAGAGGGTGCATATTCCGGATCGTCCGGCCTTCCTGCAGGCCTTGTCTGATTGCATGAACAAGAGTGATGACGACAAAACGCCGATAACCGTGGAAGTGCGCATCGTGGCGCAGCCAGAAGGATCTGACGACAGTTTGGATGAGGCCAAGGGGCGGGAACAGCTGCGCTGGTGTGAAATGAAATGTGCACCAGAGCGTGACGATAGCGGCTTCATTATTGGCGCAATTGCCGCATCCCGTGATATCAGCAAGCGCAAGAAACAGCAGCAGGCGCTGGAAGAAGCGCGCAGCGAAGCGGAATTGGCCAACGCAAGCAAGACACGTTTTCTGGCCAATGTGACCCATGAGCTCAGGACGCCGTTGAACACCATCATTGGCTTCTCCGAAATACTTTGCCATCCGGATCTGGTGCATGACAATGAGGCCAAGAGCATTGAATATGCCGAACTGATTCATAAAGGGGGCAATCACCTGCTGCAGCTGGTGAATGCGCTGCTTGATATGTCGCGCATTGAGTCTGGCAATTTCGAGGTGGTATCCCAAGAGTTCGATATTGTCGATTTGACCGAGAGCTGCTGCAAGATGATGCAGGGCGATGCGGAAAACCGGGGCATCGCGCTTTATGGCAAGAATGAAGAAGATATCCACGAGGTCTGTCTTGATCCACGTGCCTGCCGTCAGATCTTGCTCAACCTGATTACAAATGCGCTGAAATTCAGCGATCGCGGCGACAAGGTCATGGTCTCGGTCCGTCACGCACGAAACCGTCACGGACGCAAACTGGATCATATGATAGACTTGGTTGTTGCTGATAGTGGTATTGGCATTGACAAGCAGGACATTCCCAAACTAGGAAAGCCATTCGTTCAAGCCGAAAACAGTTTGCAGCGCCGCTTCGAGGGCGCTGGCATCGGGCTTTCTATCGTGCAGGGACTGAGCACCTTGCAGAATGGCCACATGACCATCGATAGCGAGTTGGGCAAGGGAACGACCGTAACCGTAACTTTGCCGCTAGATATGACGAAAAACGCGCCTGAGGGCGACGATCCGTCAGAAGATCTGATTGTTCCGATTGAACCGCGCTTAACAAAGGAAGATGCTGCACCCCAAGCAAACAGGGCTCACAAGGTAGCCTGA
- a CDS encoding DUF5330 domain-containing protein encodes MSFLIRAAFWLSLVILILPADRENTSDSAKLSTSEALIAAQATLKDFTSFCSRQPEVCAAGEVAIESFSAKARYGAKQVYMYLDGDSEQPTGSAEPMAEDKLAMNEATLNEQEQDRQALAAMVRNAD; translated from the coding sequence ATGTCATTTCTTATCAGAGCTGCTTTCTGGCTATCGCTGGTCATTCTTATTTTACCTGCGGATCGGGAAAACACATCTGACAGTGCGAAGCTATCAACTTCCGAAGCCTTGATAGCCGCACAGGCTACTTTGAAGGATTTTACGTCCTTCTGCTCGCGGCAACCTGAGGTTTGCGCAGCAGGGGAAGTCGCGATTGAGAGTTTCTCGGCCAAAGCCCGCTACGGGGCCAAACAGGTTTATATGTATCTTGACGGAGATAGTGAGCAGCCAACAGGCTCTGCCGAACCGATGGCTGAAGACAAGTTGGCTATGAATGAAGCCACACTGAATGAACAGGAACAGGATCGCCAAGCTCTGGCGGCAATGGTTCGTAACGCCGACTGA
- a CDS encoding SufE family protein, whose translation MPLTIDEIIENFSFIDDWEERYRYVIELGRELEDLPQEAMTSANKVEGCVSQVWLTTKVSGEDANPTLTFQGDSDAHIVKGLVAIALATFSGKTAKDILNTDADAIFDQIGLRDHLTPQRSNGLSAMIGRIKADAQKALG comes from the coding sequence ATGCCTTTGACGATTGACGAGATTATTGAGAATTTTTCATTCATTGACGACTGGGAAGAGCGCTATCGCTATGTCATCGAGCTTGGGCGCGAGCTGGAAGACCTGCCGCAAGAAGCCATGACTTCAGCAAACAAGGTGGAAGGCTGCGTGTCACAGGTTTGGCTGACCACAAAAGTGAGTGGCGAAGACGCCAACCCAACGCTTACCTTTCAAGGAGACAGTGACGCGCATATCGTGAAAGGCCTGGTTGCCATAGCGTTGGCGACCTTCTCAGGCAAGACAGCCAAAGACATTCTCAACACCGACGCTGATGCTATCTTTGATCAGATCGGCTTGCGGGACCATTTGACACCACAACGTTCAAACGGCCTTTCCGCCATGATCGGTCGCATCAAGGCGGATGCACAAAAGGCTTTGGGCTAA
- the mnhG gene encoding monovalent cation/H(+) antiporter subunit G: MIGLTLGMISDVFVGLLLLLGAVFVLTASIGMLRFPDVYTRMHSASKAGTLGSGIALLALALHSGEFDVFTRALAGIIFFLLTTPVTAHLVAKAAYSTGTKPWKGTVIDEYADSMEKNSKNK; the protein is encoded by the coding sequence ATGATAGGCTTGACCCTTGGGATGATATCCGACGTCTTCGTCGGCCTTTTGCTCTTGCTGGGCGCGGTGTTCGTATTGACCGCATCCATCGGCATGCTGCGCTTCCCCGATGTGTATACCAGGATGCATTCAGCCTCCAAAGCCGGCACCTTGGGCTCTGGCATCGCGCTGTTGGCTCTGGCCCTGCATTCGGGAGAATTTGACGTATTCACTCGCGCGTTGGCTGGTATCATCTTTTTTCTATTGACGACCCCAGTTACAGCACATTTGGTTGCAAAAGCTGCATACTCTACCGGAACAAAACCCTGGAAAGGGACAGTAATTGACGAATATGCCGATAGTATGGAGAAGAATTCGAAAAATAAGTGA
- a CDS encoding DUF1491 family protein has translation MRLTSDLWVSAYLRRRNSAGKPSVLVRRGAKEAGAIFMRVDRLDGTHDLYEPASQLSYSEENSRQGDRLFRLCMEAVSTFDIMDRLEKEAKFDSDFWVVETECAEASHDLMLVED, from the coding sequence ATGCGCCTAACTTCTGACCTGTGGGTCTCCGCCTACCTGCGCCGCCGAAATTCAGCGGGCAAACCATCTGTCCTTGTTCGTCGCGGTGCCAAAGAGGCTGGTGCTATATTTATGCGCGTCGACAGGTTGGATGGCACGCATGATCTCTATGAGCCCGCTAGCCAGCTTTCCTATAGCGAAGAAAATTCAAGACAAGGGGATCGTCTCTTTCGCCTCTGTATGGAAGCAGTGTCGACATTCGACATCATGGATCGGCTGGAAAAAGAGGCCAAGTTTGACAGTGATTTCTGGGTGGTCGAAACAGAATGCGCAGAGGCTAGCCACGATTTGATGCTTGTCGAGGACTAA
- a CDS encoding cation:proton antiporter yields the protein MNIPSFLDVAILITLMILSLSFLFTAYRIIKGPTLGDRIIGLDMLVAVGIGFIAVIGVKTDFYLYIDIAIALGLVGFLSTLAFARFVLHHGDSSEYFDEEEAAKAEADAKRALEGLE from the coding sequence ATGAATATTCCGTCATTTTTGGATGTCGCCATACTGATCACGCTTATGATCTTGTCGCTGTCATTCCTGTTTACGGCCTATCGCATCATCAAGGGGCCAACATTGGGAGACCGCATCATTGGCCTCGATATGCTGGTCGCCGTTGGTATCGGCTTTATCGCCGTAATCGGTGTGAAGACCGACTTCTATCTTTACATAGACATCGCAATTGCGCTGGGGCTGGTCGGCTTTCTGTCAACCTTGGCCTTTGCCCGTTTCGTGCTGCATCATGGTGACAGTTCGGAATATTTCGATGAAGAAGAGGCTGCCAAAGCGGAAGCAGACGCCAAACGAGCTCTGGAGGGATTGGAATGA
- a CDS encoding DUF6477 family protein produces the protein MVQNSLQPKRASGNRSLANGKTELPTSSHGITQKAALARSAGAFADKWMSHGPTFLRDMLRCGERDYVRDRDLPGLLHMFPSELRNLEMADGGAILKKLCLALRAERRRGRAAHYRYSLMRHIALMQAVAAEKRACVTNQPIARDKPNKQA, from the coding sequence ATGGTTCAAAACAGTCTTCAGCCCAAACGGGCATCTGGTAATCGGTCTTTAGCGAATGGCAAAACCGAGTTGCCAACATCATCTCATGGCATCACGCAAAAGGCAGCCCTTGCCAGATCAGCGGGCGCTTTTGCAGACAAGTGGATGAGCCACGGCCCAACCTTTCTCAGAGACATGCTGCGTTGTGGTGAAAGAGACTATGTGCGCGACAGAGATCTGCCAGGGCTGCTTCATATGTTCCCCAGCGAGCTTCGCAATCTGGAAATGGCGGATGGTGGTGCAATCCTGAAAAAGCTCTGTCTGGCTCTCAGGGCAGAACGGCGTCGGGGACGTGCTGCACATTACAGATATTCGTTGATGCGCCATATCGCGCTTATGCAGGCGGTTGCGGCCGAAAAGCGCGCGTGTGTGACGAACCAACCGATAGCCAGAGACAAACCGAACAAGCAGGCCTGA
- a CDS encoding MucR family transcriptional regulator → MSENTENNILIELTADIVSAYVSNNAVPVNDLSGLIGDIYKALEDTKTPVSEEVVEAPKPAVSVKKSITPDYIICLEDGKKFKSLKRHLRTHYNLSPEEYREKWGLPADYPMVAPSYAEARSSLAKKMGLGQQRRKK, encoded by the coding sequence ATGTCAGAAAACACAGAAAACAACATACTGATTGAGCTTACCGCTGATATCGTTTCCGCATATGTTAGCAACAATGCTGTACCGGTTAATGATCTCTCGGGCCTTATTGGCGACATCTACAAAGCTTTGGAAGACACAAAGACTCCCGTTTCCGAAGAAGTTGTCGAAGCACCGAAACCAGCAGTCTCGGTCAAGAAATCAATCACGCCAGATTACATCATCTGTCTTGAAGATGGGAAGAAGTTCAAGTCGCTCAAGCGTCACCTTCGTACCCATTACAACCTGTCTCCCGAAGAATATCGTGAGAAATGGGGTCTTCCCGCAGACTACCCAATGGTTGCACCAAGCTATGCCGAAGCTCGCTCTAGTCTTGCCAAAAAGATGGGGTTGGGTCAGCAGCGCCGCAAGAAGTAA
- a CDS encoding DUF1214 domain-containing protein gives MRLIGDIILFAVVAIGLGIGSAYFAVNHADRFGLFQIGPWHAWPDAAGPDVNPYSRADQARRGSLKLASGEGIAFVATTDDTGNPLDGACQYRVEGSELPSRIWTLTLISQAGELIDNPSNRYSLHSQDVARVNGRIFDIVTGPDIMGGNWLQSAANMRFKLVLRLYETPHTSGGGYSEINLPSIVRTGCQ, from the coding sequence GTGCGCCTAATCGGAGATATCATTCTTTTTGCTGTTGTCGCCATCGGCCTCGGCATTGGAAGCGCATATTTTGCCGTTAATCACGCGGATCGCTTTGGTCTTTTTCAAATTGGCCCCTGGCACGCCTGGCCAGATGCAGCTGGCCCTGACGTCAATCCCTATTCCCGTGCCGATCAGGCAAGACGCGGCTCACTCAAGCTGGCTTCAGGAGAAGGCATCGCCTTTGTTGCCACAACGGATGATACGGGCAACCCGCTTGATGGCGCATGCCAATATCGGGTGGAGGGCAGCGAGCTACCTTCGCGCATATGGACCTTGACGCTGATATCACAAGCTGGCGAGTTGATCGACAATCCGTCAAACCGTTACAGCCTGCATAGTCAGGATGTTGCTCGTGTGAACGGCCGCATATTCGATATTGTAACCGGCCCGGACATCATGGGAGGCAATTGGCTCCAGAGTGCAGCCAATATGCGCTTTAAACTCGTGCTGCGCCTCTATGAAACACCTCACACAAGCGGCGGCGGATATTCGGAGATCAACCTGCCGTCGATAGTAAGGACGGGGTGCCAATGA
- a CDS encoding penicillin-binding protein 1A has product MKDPFQNSTKVKWKYRFLALDAAVDTGLYRLRETLLRWLENINSVMRHLRVTGWRFWLVQMLSGGLTMGVFGALFALSWALNDMDRTIGGLPEQEDYAVTFLDRFGNEIGKRGILQDDSFELQDLPDNFIKAVLATEDRRFFEHFGIDFLGLARAVVENARAGGVVQGGSTLTQQLAKNLFLTNERTLTRKIDEAFLSLWLEARLTKRQILKLYLDRAYMGGGTYGIAAASEYYFGKSAKDLTLAESAMLAGLFKAPTKYAPHVNLPRARARAKEVLINMVQAGFLTEGQIVGALRNPATPVDQAEKDTPNYFLDWAFEEVKRIVGDKHRVLTVKTSIDMTVQRQSEQAIDSILRENGKRYDVSEAAAVLMEPDGAVVAIIGGKDYGKSQFNRATDALRQPGSSFKPFVYTTALMNGYTPKSVIQDAPITIGNWSPKNYGRSYSGPVTLLNALRRSINTVPVRLAQAIGRDKIVAIAHKMGIHSELKITRSLPLGAAEVSVMDMATGYAVFASGGKKAVAHGVLQILDSKGRVIYDYNRTHKPEQIIPPETIAGMNEMLVSVIDAGTGRRAQLEGVKAAGKTGTTSSYKDAWFCGFTGNYSAAVWFGNDDNHDTRRLTGGNLPAIAWQKIMTAAHQQVELKPMPYIEDPILFQKSHQNIQVAASGRIKDMKDQRSNQRLSPNVVRQLDQLSKLFQSEEDASGSQTQPPELLPLPAASPKTSGSKPGLTQLKPPPAGGLSELKTAWHRNQSLIISR; this is encoded by the coding sequence GTGAAAGATCCGTTTCAAAATAGCACAAAGGTCAAATGGAAATACCGTTTCCTAGCCTTGGATGCCGCTGTCGATACCGGACTTTATCGGCTCCGGGAGACACTGCTGCGCTGGCTGGAGAATATCAATTCCGTCATGCGCCATTTGCGCGTAACGGGATGGCGCTTCTGGCTGGTCCAGATGCTCTCGGGTGGCTTGACCATGGGCGTTTTCGGCGCGCTCTTTGCGCTTTCATGGGCGCTCAACGACATGGACCGGACGATCGGCGGCCTGCCTGAACAGGAAGATTATGCAGTCACCTTTCTTGATCGCTTTGGTAATGAAATCGGCAAACGCGGCATTCTTCAAGATGACTCCTTTGAGCTTCAGGATTTGCCGGACAATTTCATCAAGGCGGTTCTGGCAACCGAAGACAGACGCTTTTTCGAGCATTTCGGCATCGACTTTCTGGGGCTGGCGCGTGCTGTTGTCGAGAATGCCCGCGCTGGCGGCGTCGTTCAGGGGGGCTCAACACTCACCCAGCAGCTTGCCAAAAACCTGTTCCTGACAAACGAACGCACGCTGACACGTAAGATTGACGAAGCCTTTCTCTCGCTTTGGCTCGAAGCACGGCTCACAAAACGCCAGATTCTCAAGCTCTATCTTGACCGCGCTTATATGGGTGGCGGCACATATGGCATTGCAGCAGCATCGGAATATTATTTCGGCAAATCGGCGAAGGATCTCACTCTGGCAGAATCTGCCATGCTGGCCGGTCTTTTCAAGGCGCCTACAAAATATGCGCCCCATGTCAATTTGCCCCGCGCTCGTGCCCGCGCCAAGGAAGTGCTGATCAACATGGTTCAGGCCGGCTTCCTCACGGAAGGGCAGATTGTGGGCGCCCTGCGAAATCCTGCCACGCCGGTCGATCAGGCGGAGAAAGACACGCCAAATTATTTTCTTGACTGGGCCTTTGAGGAAGTCAAACGTATCGTCGGCGACAAACATCGCGTCCTTACCGTGAAGACCTCCATCGACATGACGGTGCAACGGCAATCTGAGCAGGCCATCGACAGCATTCTGCGCGAGAATGGCAAACGCTATGACGTCAGTGAGGCGGCAGCTGTACTCATGGAGCCAGACGGCGCCGTAGTCGCGATCATCGGCGGCAAAGACTATGGCAAGAGCCAGTTCAACCGCGCGACGGATGCCTTGCGCCAGCCTGGTTCTTCTTTCAAACCCTTTGTCTATACAACGGCTCTGATGAATGGCTACACGCCAAAGTCCGTCATTCAGGATGCTCCGATTACCATTGGCAACTGGTCGCCCAAAAACTATGGTCGTTCCTATTCCGGACCGGTTACGCTGCTCAATGCTTTGAGGCGTTCCATCAATACGGTGCCGGTACGACTGGCACAGGCCATCGGGCGCGACAAGATCGTCGCAATCGCCCACAAAATGGGCATTCATTCAGAACTCAAGATCACCCGCTCTCTGCCTCTTGGGGCAGCGGAAGTCTCGGTGATGGATATGGCAACCGGTTATGCCGTCTTTGCGTCGGGGGGCAAGAAGGCTGTGGCGCACGGGGTGTTGCAGATTCTGGATTCCAAGGGGCGCGTCATTTACGATTATAATCGCACCCACAAGCCGGAACAGATCATCCCGCCGGAAACCATCGCAGGCATGAACGAAATGTTGGTTTCCGTTATCGACGCCGGCACAGGACGCCGCGCCCAGTTGGAAGGCGTCAAGGCGGCAGGGAAAACCGGCACAACCTCTTCCTACAAGGATGCATGGTTCTGCGGCTTCACGGGTAATTATTCTGCAGCCGTTTGGTTCGGCAATGATGACAACCACGATACCAGACGTCTCACTGGCGGCAATCTGCCTGCCATTGCCTGGCAGAAAATCATGACAGCGGCTCATCAGCAGGTCGAGCTGAAACCCATGCCCTATATCGAAGATCCGATCCTCTTCCAGAAATCGCACCAGAATATTCAGGTGGCAGCCTCCGGGCGCATCAAGGACATGAAAGACCAGCGCTCCAACCAGCGCCTGTCTCCCAATGTGGTCAGACAGCTGGACCAGCTATCGAAGCTATTCCAAAGTGAAGAGGACGCGTCTGGCTCTCAAACGCAGCCCCCCGAGCTTCTCCCCCTGCCCGCAGCGTCTCCGAAGACCTCGGGGTCGAAACCGGGTTTGACCCAATTGAAGCCACCACCTGCAGGCGGTTTAAGCGAATTGAAAACCGCCTGGCATAGAAACCAATCTTTGATCATAAGCCGATGA
- a CDS encoding helix-turn-helix domain-containing protein has product METAFNIENPAASVSPWQGVRVGYGDQHNGIHALALVDELVSRTYRLPRTALHAGTRCRKSVAFARQVAMYLSHVCLSYPLKDIASYYQRDRTTVAYACRVVEDRREEEETELLINSLESALETMMLVTPLTRASAK; this is encoded by the coding sequence ATGGAAACTGCATTCAATATAGAAAATCCGGCTGCCAGCGTATCGCCATGGCAGGGTGTGCGTGTAGGGTATGGGGATCAGCACAATGGTATCCACGCTCTTGCGCTGGTGGATGAACTGGTCTCGAGAACCTATCGGTTGCCTCGAACCGCCTTGCATGCCGGGACCCGATGCAGAAAGAGCGTGGCCTTTGCTCGGCAAGTGGCCATGTATCTCAGCCATGTCTGCTTGAGCTATCCACTCAAGGACATTGCCAGCTACTATCAGCGGGACCGCACAACGGTCGCCTATGCCTGTCGTGTGGTTGAAGATCGAAGGGAAGAAGAAGAAACCGAGTTGCTGATCAACAGCTTGGAAAGCGCTCTGGAAACCATGATGCTTGTTACTCCTCTGACAAGAGCGAGTGCAAAATGA
- a CDS encoding peptidoglycan-binding domain-containing protein, translating into MSETYDDYESWEEERRVSPLSLAVIVVMALTSAAIIGNALLRQPNSAGVVIMKDVRNEHLKSRASAKTGENALEQVNRQAMTLTIQNALMIAGYYAGPLDGMEGRQTEEAIAAYQDSIGLNVTGKVSQQLYDILTRRKELLTGSVARVQSVKFGTTKQPQMPGTVLIAKPEPQPQSTQVSQKLDILPRIKPAGSTSKPTAVRSTARLKVTPKPVPRKLASNGPVPPESIPVATASVSATGDPVLAKVQQALKNIGFENLTVDGVMGSQTSSAIEHFQRSRGHPVTGQVNDRLLQEMMIMGYLDLG; encoded by the coding sequence ATGTCAGAGACATATGACGATTATGAAAGCTGGGAAGAAGAGCGCCGGGTTAGCCCGCTCTCCTTGGCTGTCATTGTGGTCATGGCGCTCACTAGCGCCGCCATCATTGGCAATGCCCTGTTACGACAGCCCAATTCCGCCGGTGTTGTGATCATGAAGGATGTGCGTAACGAGCATCTGAAAAGTCGCGCCAGTGCAAAGACAGGCGAAAATGCTCTGGAGCAAGTCAATCGACAGGCGATGACCCTGACCATACAGAACGCCCTCATGATTGCCGGCTACTATGCTGGCCCACTTGATGGCATGGAAGGCCGCCAGACAGAAGAAGCGATTGCAGCCTATCAGGATTCCATTGGCCTCAACGTCACCGGTAAGGTATCTCAGCAACTCTATGATATTCTGACCCGACGCAAAGAACTGCTAACCGGCAGTGTCGCCCGGGTCCAGAGTGTTAAATTTGGTACAACCAAGCAGCCCCAAATGCCGGGCACAGTGCTGATCGCCAAACCCGAACCGCAGCCACAATCAACGCAGGTGTCGCAAAAGCTCGATATATTGCCGCGTATTAAACCGGCAGGTTCCACGTCCAAGCCAACCGCAGTTCGCTCGACTGCCCGACTGAAGGTCACGCCGAAGCCGGTGCCGCGTAAGCTGGCATCCAACGGTCCTGTCCCGCCTGAAAGCATTCCGGTGGCAACGGCGTCTGTGAGCGCAACGGGGGACCCCGTTCTGGCCAAGGTTCAACAAGCCCTGAAGAATATCGGCTTTGAGAATCTGACGGTTGACGGCGTCATGGGCAGCCAGACGAGTTCTGCAATCGAACATTTCCAGCGGAGCCGCGGGCACCCCGTTACCGGTCAGGTGAATGATCGCCTGCTGCAGGAAATGATGATTATGGGTTATCTCGATCTGGGCTAA
- a CDS encoding YcgN family cysteine cluster protein, with translation MTDKKPDLIATVDPTAEYEKPFWQVKRLDEMSKAEWESLCDGCARCCLNKLEDWDTGEIIWTNVSCSLLDSDSCRCKDYHNRLATIPDCVPLDAEKVASISWLPPTCAYRLLEEGYDLYWWHPLVSGDPDTIHKAGISVRGRVVSEEGMEVEDYEDHLASWPGEDPDDEPVVLNRDHK, from the coding sequence ATGACCGACAAGAAACCGGACCTTATCGCCACAGTCGATCCGACCGCTGAATATGAAAAGCCCTTCTGGCAGGTAAAGAGGCTCGATGAAATGAGCAAAGCGGAGTGGGAGTCGCTTTGCGATGGCTGTGCCCGTTGTTGCTTGAACAAGCTGGAAGACTGGGATACGGGCGAAATCATCTGGACCAATGTTTCCTGCAGTTTGCTGGATTCCGATAGCTGCCGATGCAAGGACTATCACAATCGATTGGCGACAATTCCCGATTGCGTTCCGCTGGACGCCGAAAAGGTGGCTTCCATCTCATGGCTGCCGCCAACCTGCGCCTATCGGCTGCTTGAAGAGGGATATGATCTTTACTGGTGGCATCCGCTGGTATCGGGTGATCCCGATACGATTCACAAGGCAGGCATTTCTGTTCGTGGTCGTGTTGTCTCGGAAGAGGGGATGGAAGTGGAAGATTATGAAGATCATCTGGCCAGCTGGCCCGGCGAGGACCCCGATGATGAGCCTGTCGTGTTGAACCGCGAC